In the Colletotrichum lupini chromosome 1, complete sequence genome, one interval contains:
- a CDS encoding KOW domain-containing protein domain-containing protein encodes MQRIIKRTVQAEKQVARRMKKRARGEGGAEKAQRFRDQKNMLTELNQDIKAARLARQEKWDLGPLAPRRDMFETYGALQTNRQGRSTPLKPDEIEARCEWAGGVEYLNLAVKDRVVLLEGPEKGKIDRIASINLEYGTVQLEEIGKVTVHVPESFQNLLDAPTTQNAAMNIPISAIRLVHPIVDPATGVARDVVVRQLARGPVKWSRTTGWRAWTRYIPGANIAIPWPEREAEVREDQPGDTLRLDAEAATFVPTLLSPPMPASVIDELRNKYSRFRTRHEDEYIMRKEAEEAEKKALKKASADALASMRTPLQELNRELRDARRARGKPELSSDMLERIGEIMARNKATQGDTSAWNVPTPKLFESKTAAAAAEVPKETESHPPPQ; translated from the exons ATGCAGAGAATCATCAAGCGCACGGTGCAGGCCGAGAAGCAGGTCGCCCGGCGCATGAAGAAGCGTGCCCGCGGCGAGGGCGGTGCTGAAAAGGCCCAGCGCTTCAGGGATCAGAAGAACATGCTCACGGAGCTGAACCAGGACATCAAGGCGGCCCGTCTCGCCCGTCAAGAGAAATGGGATCTCGGCCCCTTGGCCCCGCGCCGCGATATGTTCGAGACCTACGGAGCCCTCCAGACGAATCGCCAGGGCCGTTCGACTCCGCTCAAGCCCGACGAGATTGAGGCACGGTGTGAATGGGCCGGAGGAGTAGAGTACCTCAACCTCGCCGTCAAGGACCGCGTGGTACTTCTCGAGGGCCCAGAAAAGGGCAAGATTGACCGTATTGCGAGTATCAACCTCGAGTACGGCACCGTTCAGTTGGAGGAGATTGGAAAG GTCACCGTCCACGTCCCCGAATCATTCCAGAACCTCCTCGACGCCCCCACAACACAAAACGCAGCCATGAACATACCCATCTCCGCCATCCGTCTCGTCCACCCCATCGTCGACCCTGCAACCGGCGTAGCCCGCGACGTCGTCGTCCGCCAGCTCGCCCGCGGGCCCGTAAAGTGGTCCCGCACCACCGGCTGGCGCGCCTGGACCCGCTACATCCCCGGCGCCAACATCGCCATCCCCTGGCCCGAACGCGAGGCCGAGGTCCGCGAGGACCAGCCCGGCGACACCCTCCGCCTCGACGCCGAGGCCGCCACCTTTGTGCCCACGCTCCTCTCCCCGCCCATGCCGGCTTCCGTCATCGACGAGCTCCGCAACAAGTACTCCCGCTTCCGTACCCGCCACGAGGACGAATACATTATGCGCAAGGAGGCCGAGGAGGCCGAGAAGAAGGCCCTCAAGAAGGCGTCGGCCGACGCGCTAGCCTCTATGCGCACGCCACTGCAGGAGCTCAACCGCGAGCTGCGCGATGCCCGTCGCGCGCGCGGCAAACCCGAGTTGTCGTCGGATATGCTTGAGAGGATTGGTGAGATTATGGCGAGGAACAAGGCCACTCAAGGGGACACTTCCGCGTGGAACGTGCCTACGCCCAAGTTGTTTGAGTCcaagacggcggcggcggcggcagaagTACCAAAGGAGACTGAGAGTCATCCTCCACCTCAATAA
- a CDS encoding IKI3 family protein — translation MRNLRNIRFSAWEQQQEADPSAVTACCWDPAKDELLCATGPTEAKATIELVRLSDHHQQQQMLFYPHVIQVISWNLARFDITSRFFHILKELKRWDAPSPSPDLPADRVVSIHHFSDTLTTCVILEGGDIVTIQEDDDSTDVQIEIVGSIDAGIAAARWSPDEELLVVVTKEGNAVFMGRTFDPIADVVMTADDLKLSKHVSVGWGKKETQFQGKGAKAMRDPTIPEKVDEGLPSVNEDGSAAVSWRGDGAYVAVNSVAGGARRVVRVYSREGVLDSVSEPVDHLEGGLSWRPSGNLIAGIQRFENRTDVVFFERNGLRHGQFTLRCADGPLSAHEKIRLEWNSDSTVLAVILCDRIQLWTTGNYHWYLKQEIPLASAFAGLAWHPEKPLRFVSATTTIVNVAEYIFTVSRGSLSPPHDHGAVAVIDGQTLKLTPFRTAQVPPPMALFELEFPSSVLDIVFDPSNKLMAVLHRRGLDVYEWQTKGEQSVKPTPMAKLEFEADTHTRVPLQVAFSGAAECRVLVSDGGLKLEGYTIEAGSIKASGAVQLRPTEAISSLFSREGDSGTEACAQDRSGKLYSVAGTQAPELLLGTQLSMQLPWCELHNINGRSVGIGMTRNGHLYANSKQLAKNCTSFVVTPAHIIFTTNNHLVKFVHLVDPEEMEVPGDDPEIDERCRSIERGARLVTATPTNMNLVLQMPRGNLETIFPRAMVVAGIRQLVDEKDYGRAFAFCRTQRVDMNILYDHQPSQFLSNVGLFLDQLKDISYIDLFLSSLRDEDVTQTMYKDTKRSARSFEPSTETPAPADASPKSKVNKICDAILKSLQAKKSTTLQNIITAHVCKVPPALEDGLTLVAELMQEDEKLAEKAVEHICFLVDVNRLYDNALGLYNLDLALLVAQQSQRDPREYLPFIQNLHNLPDLRRKFEVDDHLDRRAKALLHLKALDAFDELCRYTTKHALYQDALGLYRYDQARHQTLTGLYASYLESNSKYRDAGLAYETLQNFAKATSCYRAAGVTCWRESLFAAQQQSPPPSEEALAELASSLADALWEGKEYAAAATIHADYLASLETAVKCLCKGYHFAEALRLIARERRADLMPTVFDNGLVEALSSSTEFLADCKAQLLAQVPRIAELRRKAAEDPLAFYEGERPGGTGVDIPDDVSVATSRVSTSASLFTRYTGKDGSIGTAGTGVSRATSKNRKREEKKRARGRKGTVYEEEYLVNSVRRLVERVEGGAKDEVGRLVFALVRRGMTERARAVEVLVAEVVEGCKAAVREVFAVKETEQEGGVVVGLDGETYLASGGDAVLQEHLEARTKKMEPPALSAFQKLTLLGS, via the exons ATGCGCAACTTGCGCAACATCCGATTCAGCGCTTGGGAGCAGCAGCAAGAGGCCGACCCCTCGGCGGTGACCGCCTGCTGCTGGGACCCCGCCAAAGACGAGCTTCTCTGCGCGACTGGGCCGACGGAGGCGAAAGCCACCATTGAGCTGGTGAGGCTGTCGGACCACCACCAGCAACAGCAAAT GCTGTTTTACCCCCATGTTATCCAGGTCATTTCCTGGAATTTGGCCCGATTTGATATCACGTCCCGGTT CTTTCACATACTGAAGGAACTCAAACG TTGGGATGCGCCGAGTCCCAGCCCAGACCTGCCCGCGGACAGGGTCGTCAGCATCCATCACTTCAGCGACACTCTCACCACCTGCGTGATCCTCGAAGGTGGTGATATTGTGACCATTCAGGAAGATGATGACAGCACCGACGTCCAGATCGAGATCGTAGGGTCCATCGACGCCGGCATCGCCGCCGCGCGGTGGTCCCCGGACGAGGagctcctcgtcgtcgtcaccaAGGAAGGCAACGCCGTCTTCATGGGCCGGACCTTTGACCCCATCGCCGACGTGGTCATGACGGCCGACGACCTCAAGCTCTCCAAGCACGTGTCCGTCGGCTGGGGAAAGAAGGAGACGCAATTTCAGGGCAAAGGCGCCAAGGCGATGCGCGACCCGACGATCCCTGAAAAGGTCGACGAGGGCCTGCCGAGCGTCAACGAGGACGGGTCCGCGGCCGTCAGCTGGCGTGGCGATGGCGCGTACGTCGCCGTCAACTCTGTCGCTGGCGGCGCGAGGCGGGTCGTGAGGGTGTACTCGCGTGAGGGCGTGCTCGACAGCGTCAGCGAGCCCGTGGACCACCTCGAGGGCGGATTGAGCTGGAGGCCGTCGGGAAATTTGATTGCAGGTATCCAGAGATTCGAGAACCGGACCGACGTCGTCTTTTTTGAGAGGAACGGTCTGCGTCATGGACAATTTACGCTGCGGTGCGCCGATGGGCCCCTGAGCGCGCACGAGAAGATCCGGTTGGAGTGGAACTCGGATTCGACAGTCTTGGCTGTGATTCTTTGTGACAGGATACAACTGTGGACGACGGGCAACTATCACTGGTATCTCAAGCAGGAGATCCCACTGGCGTCTGCGTTTGCTGGTTTGGCGTGGCATCCCGAGAAGCCGCTGCGTTTCGTCTCCGCAACCACAA CTATTGTGAACGTGGCCGAGTACATATTCACTGTCTCCCGCGGATCCCTCAGCCCTCCTCATGACCACGGAGCCGTCGCCGTCATCGACGGGCAGACTCTCAAGCTCACGCCCTTCCGGACGGCTCAGGTACCCCCGCCCATGGCCCTCTTCGAGCTCGAGTTCCCCAGCAGTGTTCTGGACATCGTCTTTGACCCGAGCAACAAGCTCATGGCGGTGTTGCACCGAAGGGGATTGGACGTCTATGAATGGCAGACAAAGGGGGAGCAGTCAGTCAAGCCCACGCCCATGGCCAAGCTTGAGTTCGAGGCGGATACCCATACCCGTGTGCCTTTGCAGGTTGCCTTCTCCGGCGCCGCAGAGTGCCGCGTCCTTGTCTCCGACGGAGGTCTGAAGCTCGAGGGCTACACGATCGAAGCAGGCTCCATCAAGGCTTCGGGGGCTGTTCAACTTAGACCGACAGAGGCTATCTCGTCGCTGTTCAGCCGCGAGGGAGACTCCGGTACTGAAGCCTGTGCCCAAGACCGCTCTGGAAAGCTGTATTCGGTAGCTGGTACCCAAGCCCCTGAGCTGCTGTTGGGAACACAGCTGTCGATGCAGCTGCCGTGGTGCGAGCTGCACAATATCAATGGGCGCAGTGTAGGGATTGGAATGACGAGGAACGGCCACCTCTATGCAAACTCGAAGCAGTTGGCGAAGAACTGTACCTCTTTTGTCGTCACCCCTGCACACATCATTTTCACGACCAATAACCACCTTGTTAAGTTTGTGCATCTGGTAGACCCTGAAG AGATGGAGGTTCCTGGAGATGATCCAGAGATCGACGAGAGATGCCGAAGCATCGAGCGAGGCGCCCGCCTCGTGACAGCCACGCCGACCAACATGAACTTGGTCCTCCAGATGCCGAGAGGTAACCTGGAGACCATTTTCCCCCGCGCCATGGTTGTTGCGGGCATCAGGCAGCTCGTCGACGAGAAGGATTACGGCAGGGCCTTCGCCTTTTGCCGTACGCAGAGGGTGGATATGAACATCCTTTACGACCACCAGCCAAGCCAGTTCCTGTCCAATGTTGGTCTCTTCCTTGACCAGCTTAAGGATATTTCCTACATTGATCTGTTCCTGTCATCTCTCAG GGACGAGGACGTCACGCAGACAATGTACAAGGACACAAAGCGCTCGGCAAGATCATTCGAGCCCTCAACAGAGACGCCAGCACCAGCCGACGCCTCTCCAAAGTCCAAGGTCAATAAGATCTGCGACGCCATCCTCAAGAGCCTCCAGGCCAAAAAGAGCACGACCCTGCAAAACATCATCACCGCGCACGTCTGCAAGGTCCCGCCCGCCCTCGAAGACGGCCTCACCCTCGTCGCGGAACTCATGCAGGAGGACGAGAAACTCGCCGAAAAGGCCGTCGAGCACATCTGCTTCCTCGTCGACGTCAACCGCCTCTACGACAACGCCCTCGGGCTGTACAACCTCGACCTCGCCCTGCTCGTCGCCCAGCAGTCTCAGCGCGATCCGAGGGAGTACCTCCCCTTCATCCAGAACCTGCACAACCTCCCCGACCTACGCCGCAAGTTCGAGGTTGACGACCACCTCGACCGCAGAGCAAAGGCCTTGCTGCACCTCAAGGCCCTCGACGCCTTTGACGAGCTATGCAGGTACACCACCAAGCACGCGCTCTACCAGGACGCCCTCGGCCTCTACCGCTACGACCAGGCGCGCCACCAGACCCTTACGGGGCTGTACGCGAGCTACCTCGAATCGAACTCAAAGTACCGCGACGCCGGCCTCGCCTACGAGACGCTGCAGAACTTCGCCAAAGCCACCAGCTGCTACCGCGCAGCCGGCGTGACATGCTGGCGCGAGTCCCTCTTCGCAGCACAACAGCAGTCCCCGCCGCCGTCGGAAGAAGCCCTCGCGGAACTCGCCTCGTCCCTGGCCGACGCCCTCTGGGAAGGCAAAGAATACGCCGCCGCGGCCACCATCCACGCAGACTACCTCGCCTCCCTCGAGACGGCCGTCAAGTGTCTCTGCAAGGGCTACCACTTCGCCGAGGCCCTCCGCCTCATCGCCCGCGAGCGCCGCGCAGACTTAATGCCGACCGTCTTCGACAACGGCCTTGTCGAGGCCCTGAGCAGCAGCACCGAGTTCCTCGCCGACTGCAAAGCCCAGCTTCTGGCGCAGGTCCCCCGCATCGCGGAGCTCCGCCGCAAAGCGGCCGAGGACCCGCTCGCGTTCTACGAGGGGGAGCGACCCGGCGGCACGGGCGTCGACATCCCGGACGACGTCTCCGTCGCTACCTCACGCGTGAGTACCTCGGCGAGTCTGTTCACGCGGTACACGGGTAAAGACGGGAGCATCGGGACAGCTGGCACGGGCGTGTCGCGCGCGACGTCCAAGAACCGCAAGcgcgaggagaagaagcgcGCGCGTGGAAGGAAGGGAACGGTCTACGAGGAGGAGTACCTCGTCAACAGCGTCCGGCGACTTGTCGAGCGCGTCGAGGGCGGTGCCAAGGACGAGGTTGGAAGGCTGGTCTTTGCGCTCGTGAGACGGGGTATGACGGAGCGCGCGAGGGCTGTCGAGGTTCTCGTGGCCGAGGTCGTTGAAGGGTGTAAGGCTGCCGTGCGCGAGGTGTTTGCCGTCAAGGAGACCGAGCAGGAGGGTGGTGTTGTTGTCGGGCTTGACGGGGAGACGTACCTTGCTTCTGGCGGGGATGCCGTGCTCCAGGAGCACCTTGAGGCGAGGACGAAGAAGATGGAGCCGCCTGCGCTGAGTGCCTTTCAGAAGTTGACGTTGCTGGGGTCATGA